One window of the Anolis sagrei isolate rAnoSag1 chromosome 5, rAnoSag1.mat, whole genome shotgun sequence genome contains the following:
- the ASCL4 gene encoding achaete-scute homolog 4, with protein sequence MGSNKDDALLNRIAFPGPASHVTSPHCLPLQEPFGIPFHFEPPYWDHQAYHGYSGRFSYLPFSSYVGVYDYSFEPAFIRKRNERERQRVRCVNEGYARLRDHLPKELADKRLSKVETLRAAITYIKHLQSLLDYHPLETNTKPAIPAATEAATGAPGLSLRRECNSDGESKTSIASSPYSEFEEVCS encoded by the coding sequence ATGGGAAGCAATAAAGATGATGCCCTTTTGAATAGAATCGCATTCCCAGGACCAGCATCCCATGTCACCAGTCCTCACTGCTTACCTCTCCAAGAACCTTTTGGCATTCCTTTCCACTTTGAACCTCCGTATTGGGACCACCAAGCCTACCACGGATATTCAGGACGGTTCTCCTACCTGCCCTTCTCCAGCTACGTAGGGGTCTATGACTACTCCTTTGAGCCGGCCTTCATTCGGAAAAGGAACGAGAGGGAGAGGCAGCGGGTCCGTTGTGTGAACGAGGGCTATGCGCGTCTCCGAGACCACCTCCCCAAGGAGCTTGCGGATAAGCGCCTCAGCAAAGTTGAGACCTTGCGGGCTGCCATCACTTATATCAAACACCTCCAGAGCTTGCTGGACTACCATCCTTTAGAGACAAACACGAAACCTGCTATTCCGGCAGCAACAGAAGCAGCAACAGGGGCACCTGGTCTGAGCTTAAGAAGGGAATGCAACAGTGATGGGGAATCTAAGACCTCAATAGCTTCATCCCCTTACAGTGAGTTTGAAGAAGTATGCAGTTAA